The nucleotide sequence AGCTACTTTATTATCAGTATCTGATAAAACTTCAAATGATAATTCATTCTTTTCTTTTGTGGTTAACGAATTATCTGGAGCTTCAGGAGCTATTGCAATTAGTTTTGCACCTTTAGCTTCAATCTCAGGTAAAGCATTTTGTAATGCTTTTAATTCTAGATTGCAATAAGGGCACCAACCACCTCTATAAAATGCTAAAACTATTTTATTATTTGTTAATATGTTATTTATATTAACCATTTCTCCAGTAGCATTAGGTAACGTAATTTCTGGAAGCTTCCCTCCCGTTTTTAAAGCATTATTTAAAATAGAATCGTTAATCAATTCATCTATTGCCGATCTCATAATATCTTGTGCTGGCTGAGGAATACGTTCTGCGCTTCCTGCTGCGTGTGCTTTAAGTTGTTCTGTTAATGACATATTTATTTTTTATTATATAGTTTTAGACTCGTTTACTACTTCAAAATTACAGCTAAAATAATTTACTTGAGTAATCAGATAAGGCTTTAACAAATTTTAACAGTAGCTTCAAAAAAACAAAACATATTTTATACTCTAAAGTTTTCTCTTTCTTCAATCATCATCATTTTATATTTATATGGTATTGTTTTTGATTCTTTTCTAATACATTAACATATAAATAAATAACTTATGAGAAATTCAAAAGCACCAGAAGTAAATGCAGGATCAATGGCAGATATTGCATTTTTATTACTTATCTTTTTTTTGGTTACAGCAGTAATTCCAAATGATAAAGGTATTGCTAGAAAACTCCCTCCTCTTTGTTTAGAAATGGATTGCAGTGAGGAGTTATCGGAGCAAAACGTCTTAAGAATTTCTTTAAACGCTAGTAATCAAATATTTGTTCAAAATGAGATTATCTCAATAGAAACATTTAAAAATAAAATAAAAGCATTTGTAGATAATAACGGAGACAAAAGCTGTAATTATTGTAAAGGATTAAATTTAAATAAGTCTTCAGATAATCCAAAAAAAGCAGTGATATCATTTCAAGTACACCCAGAAACATTTTATAATACATTTATAAAAGTACAAGATGAATTATCTAAAGCCTATTATGAACTACGTAAGCAATATGCATTAAATATTTTAGGAAAGCATATTGATGTCCTAAATTCTGAAGATATCAAAACATTAAAAAAAGCGTACCCATTTAAAGTTTCAGAAGCAGAAGTAAAGTAATTTAAATACTATTGTTTTATTAGTATATTTGATTTTATAACTAACATATTATTTTATGAAATCATTTGTC is from Flavobacteriaceae bacterium and encodes:
- a CDS encoding AhpC/TSA family protein, whose protein sequence is MSLTEQLKAHAAGSAERIPQPAQDIMRSAIDELINDSILNNALKTGGKLPEITLPNATGEMVNINNILTNNKIVLAFYRGGWCPYCNLELKALQNALPEIEAKGAKLIAIAPEAPDNSLTTKEKNELSFEVLSDTDNKVAKDLNLVFRLPEPLQELYKGFGIDLDSNQANTNQELPIAATYVVEQDGTVSYHFLEEDYKLRADPSEILAAL
- a CDS encoding biopolymer transporter ExbD, whose amino-acid sequence is MRNSKAPEVNAGSMADIAFLLLIFFLVTAVIPNDKGIARKLPPLCLEMDCSEELSEQNVLRISLNASNQIFVQNEIISIETFKNKIKAFVDNNGDKSCNYCKGLNLNKSSDNPKKAVISFQVHPETFYNTFIKVQDELSKAYYELRKQYALNILGKHIDVLNSEDIKTLKKAYPFKVSEAEVK